A window of the Branchiostoma floridae strain S238N-H82 chromosome 12, Bfl_VNyyK, whole genome shotgun sequence genome harbors these coding sequences:
- the LOC118427259 gene encoding sucrase-isomaltase, intestinal-like — MGLLVAMDDSSAASGTLFWDDGEDVDSIERNDYLFVNFTASSTELVCNVDAIPLGGPTTGHWAALRYGTVSVYGLALGTGTPTVRAGRVNGPLQTVSASRVQYDRDNQVLRLTDLQAMDLPITESLRFSWT; from the exons ATGGGCCTGCTGGTTGCCATGGACGACTCGTCTGCAGCATCCGGGACATTGTTCTGGGACGACGGAGAGGATGTCG ATTCAATTGAACGGAACGATTACCTGTTCGTGAACTTCACTGCGTCCTCG ACTGAGTTGGTCTGCAATGTTGATGCTATACCACTGGGCGGGCCGACCACCGGTCACTGGGCAGCACTCCGGTATGGCACCGTGTCAGTGTACGGGCTCGCCCTTGGCACAGGGACGCCTACGGTCCGAGCAGGTCGCGTCAACGGCCCGCTGCAGACAGTCTCCGCCAGCAGAGTGCAGTACGATAGAGATAACCAG GTACTCCGCCTAACAGACCTACAGGCCATGGACCTCCCCATTACAGAGAGCTTGCGGTTCTCATGGACTTGA
- the LOC118427258 gene encoding tripartite motif-containing protein 2-like isoform X1, giving the protein MADGSIIRQVRPNAVLSKDASFKFVKNVERPDASIFYRFNYVTSFAVTADGDIVVAESASQCLPFLDKDGSVKRDAGAFSLSFNPEGVAALTNGELLVTGDEHRIWVRDKEGEELRYIEVTGAEEADETTKGLTVDSLGRIIVTIGHQIFVLSPSGEVLLKFGEKGEGQQNLGSILQLDVNSSNQIIVSDYDNGNVKVFDPEGHHLFTCELPHDSEAGESNHPTSVMADSEDNIIVVDIGTGNVSMFSPDGKFIRHVLTRENKELWCPIALALTNEGHLFVSDALDIKLFSASI; this is encoded by the exons ATGGCCGACGGATCTATCATCCGCCAGGTCCGCCCAAACGCGGTGTTGAGTAAGGACGCGAGTTTTAAATTCGTCAAAAATGTTGAACGTCCGGACGCCTCTATATTTTATAGGTTTAACTATGTGACCTCGTTCGCCGTCACCGCAGATGGGGACATTGTAGTGGCCGAGAGTGCCAGCCAATGCCTGCCGTTTCTGGACAAAGATGGCTCCGTCAAGAGGGACGCTGGTGCTTTTAG TTTGTCTTTCAATCCAGAAGGCGTGGCGGCGCTGACAAACGGCGAGCTGTTGGTGACAGGAGACGAACACAGGATCTGGGTCCGGGACAAAGAAGGGGAGGAGTTACGTTACATCGAGGTGACAGGGGCTGAAGAGGCAGATGAAACTACGAAAGGCCTCACTGTTGACAGTTTGGGACGCATCATCGTCACCATCGGGCACCAGATTTTCGTCCTCAGTCCCAGCGGCGAAGTCCTGCTGAAGTTCGGGGAAAAGGGTGAAGGTCAGCAGAATTTGGGCTCCATTCTCCAACTGGACGTCAACAGCAGTAACCAAATCATCGTCAGCGACTACGACAACGGCAACGTGAAGGTATTTGACCCCGAAGGTCATCATCTCTTCACATGCGAGCTACCACATGACTCGGAAGCAGGTGAGAGTAACCACCCCACGAGTGTCATGGCGGACAGCGAGGACAACATCATCGTGGTGGACATAGGCACCGGCAATGTCTCCATGTTCAGTCCGGACGGCAAGTTCATCAGACACGTCCTGACACGGGAGAACAAGGAGCTCTGGTGTCCAATAGCACTAGCGCTGACGAACGAAggacatttgtttgtttctgacGCCCTCGATATCAAGCTTTTCTCTGCATCTATTTAA
- the LOC118427980 gene encoding maltase-glucoamylase, intestinal-like, with translation MSTVFPTKRGVIITRSSFPSTGHYAGHWLGSNKAAWEDMAWSIPALFELNLFGIPYIGADICGFLWDTTEQLCQRWMQLGAFYPFSRNHNHRNYKDQDPAVFSQAMIDSTRDVMMTRYTLLPYLYTLFYHAHVAGTTVVRPLLHEFPTDSNTWDVDRQFLWGSGLLISPVLTPNTTTVSAYFPNTPWYDYYTGHEVEGQYRGQTVTLDAPLNKINLHVRGGTILPTQQPANTTVYRFWC, from the exons ATGTCCACAGTGTTCCCCACGAAACGCGGGGTGATCATCACCCGGTCCAGCTTCCCCAGTACGGGGCACTATGCCGGGCACTGGCTGGGTAGTAACAAGGCCGCATGGGAGGACATGGCCTGGTCTATTCCTG CACTGTTTGAGCTCAATTTATTCGGAATTCCATAC ATCGGAGCCGACATCTGCGGGTTCCTGTGGGACACGACGGAGCAGCTGTGTCAGAGGTGGATGCAGCTCGGCGCCTTCTACCCCTTCTCACGGAACCACAACCACAGGAACTACAAG GACCAGGACCCTGCAGTCTTCAGCCAGGCTATGATAGACTCCACCcgtgacgtcatgatgacgcgCTACACCCTGCTGCCCTATCTGTACACGCTGTTCTACCACGCCCACGTTGCCGGGACAACGGTCGTCAGGCCACTCCTACACGA GTTCCCTACCGACTCCAACACGTGGGACGTTGACCGGCAGTTCCTATGGGGCAGCGGGCTTCTCATCTCTCCTGTACTAACGCCG AACACCACAACAGTGTCTGCCTACTTCCCCAACACTCCATGGTACGACTACTATACG GGCCACGAGGTCGAAGGTCAGTACAGGGGTCAGACGGTGACCCTGGATGCCCCACTGAACAAGATCAACCTCCATGTCCGAGGTGGGACAATTCTGCCGACTCAGCAGCCTGCTAATACTACTGTATACAG ATTTTGGTGCTAA
- the LOC118427981 gene encoding sucrase-isomaltase, intestinal-like, which produces MPANESSSGMPAEDPSGEKFSRPRWRVVLIAACAVVAALLVIIVPTAVVLTRTDRLHPVCPAMDERERVDCHPEGKATRHRCEARGCCWSPPAAQGPPSCFYPTNHGYELDGEVVKTATGYRARLRRLKTPTMYGDDVETVEVLVEMQEEHRIHVKILDPSSARYEVPEAALRVPRPGEAVDNPMYDVTFTHRPFSIKVTRESTGTTIFDTSVGKLTFSAQFLSVSSRLASPNLYGLGEHVHRRYRHDLNWKTWPIFASGANPFGNYENLYGHHPFYMCLEDDGKANGVFLLNSNAMGTSSPSRCVDGKCRVCLGPSPENVVQQYTELIGRPVMPAYWGLGFQLCRWNYTNTAGLREVIERNRATGIPYDVQYGDIDYMEDRKDFTYDADLYQGLPDLVQNLHDHGQKYIIILDPAITNSDRRDGSPYQPYEEGLRDGVFVKAADGETNLIGEVWPGTTLFPDYTNPSTTEWWNKHCQQFHNVIPFDGLWIDMNEPKSFMNGSNNGCESNRWNYPPYKPAIVGSIMYDLTLCMDAQQSWGKHYDVHSLYGHSMAIATRS; this is translated from the exons ATGCCTGCGAACGAAAGTTCTTCTGGGATGCCGGCAGAAGATCCTAGTGGGGAGAAGTTCAGCCGGCCCCGATGGCGGGTTGTTCTGATCGCGGCGTGTGCCGTGGTGGCGGCTCTGCTGGTTATCATCGTGCCCACCGCCGTTGTGCTGACCAGGACGGACCGGCTCCACCCCGTGTGTCCCGCCATGGACGAGCGGGAGAGGGTCGACTGTCACCCCGAGGGGAAGGCCACCAGGCATCGGTGCGAGGCGCGGGGCTGCTGCTGGAGCCCTCCGGCCGCTCAGGGCCCGCCCAGCTGCTTCTACCCGACCAACCACGGCTACGAGCTGGACGGGGAGGTGGTGAAGACGGCTACGGGCTACAGGGCCAGGCTGCGCCGCCTGAAGACCCCGACCATGTACGGTGACGACGTCGAGACCGTAGAAGTGTTGGTGGAAATGCAGGAAGAACACAGAATACATGTGAAG ATCCTAGACCCCTCCTCGGCCCGGTACGAGGTTCCCGAGGCGGCCCTGAGGGTCCCCAGACCCGGGGAGGCGGTGGACAACCCCATGTATGACGTCACCTTCACACACCGGCCCTTCAGCATCAAGGTCACCAGGGAAAGCACCGGGACAACAAT ATTCGACACCTCGGTGGGAAAGCTGACGTTTTCTGCCCAGTTCCTGTCCGTGTCCAGCCGGCTGGCCAGCCCTAACCTGTACGGACTGGGGGAGCACGTCCACAGGCGCTACAGGCACGACCTCAACTGGAAAACTTGGCCCATCTTCGCCAGTGGTGCCAACCCTTTTGGG AACTATGAGAACCTTTACGGCCACCACCCGTTCTACATGTGCCTGGAGGATGACGGGAAGGCGAACGGAGTCTTTCTCCTCAACAGTAACGCTATGGGtacgtcatctccaagcagatgtgtg GATGGTAAATGTAGAGTGTGCCTCGGACCCTCCCCGGAAAACGTCGTGCAGCAGTATACAGAG CTGATCGGCCGTCCCGTGATGCCTGCGTACTGGGGCCTGGGGTTCCAGCTGTGCCGATGGAACTACACGAATACCGCGGGCCTGCGGGAGGTCATAGAGAGGAACAGGGCTACCGGTATTCCTTAC GACGTCCAATACGGCGACATCGACTACATGGAAGACCGGAAGGACTTCACGTATGACGCGGATCTGTACCAGGGACTTCCGGATCTGGTCCAAAACCTTCATGATCATGGACAGAAGTACATCATTATTCTG GACCCGGCCATCACGAACTCAGATCGGCGGGACGGGTCGCCCTACCAGCCGTACGAGGAAGGACTGAGGGATGGTGTCTTCGTCAAGGCAGCTGACGGGGAGACAAACCTGATTGGGGAG GTGTGGCCGGGGACCACGTTGTTTCCAGACTACACCAACCCCAGCACCACTGAGTGGTGGAACAAACACTGCCAGCAGTTCCACAACGTCATTCCGTTTGACGGCCTGTGGATC GACATGAACGAACCAAAGAGTTTTATGAACGGGTCTAACAACGGATGTGAGAGCAACAGGTGGAACTATCCTCCTTACAAACCTG CTATTGTGGGCAGCATCATGTACGACCTGACGCTGTGTATGGACGCCCAGCAGTCCTGGGGGAAGCACTATGACGTACACAGTCTGTACGGACACAGCATGGCCATCGCGACCCGATCGTGA
- the LOC118427258 gene encoding tripartite motif-containing protein 2-like isoform X2 — protein MAPSRGTLVLLEGVAALTNGELLVTGDEHRIWVRDKEGEELRYIEVTGAEEADETTKGLTVDSLGRIIVTIGHQIFVLSPSGEVLLKFGEKGEGQQNLGSILQLDVNSSNQIIVSDYDNGNVKVFDPEGHHLFTCELPHDSEAGESNHPTSVMADSEDNIIVVDIGTGNVSMFSPDGKFIRHVLTRENKELWCPIALALTNEGHLFVSDALDIKLFSASI, from the exons ATGGCTCCGTCAAGAGGGACGCTGGTGCTTTTAG AAGGCGTGGCGGCGCTGACAAACGGCGAGCTGTTGGTGACAGGAGACGAACACAGGATCTGGGTCCGGGACAAAGAAGGGGAGGAGTTACGTTACATCGAGGTGACAGGGGCTGAAGAGGCAGATGAAACTACGAAAGGCCTCACTGTTGACAGTTTGGGACGCATCATCGTCACCATCGGGCACCAGATTTTCGTCCTCAGTCCCAGCGGCGAAGTCCTGCTGAAGTTCGGGGAAAAGGGTGAAGGTCAGCAGAATTTGGGCTCCATTCTCCAACTGGACGTCAACAGCAGTAACCAAATCATCGTCAGCGACTACGACAACGGCAACGTGAAGGTATTTGACCCCGAAGGTCATCATCTCTTCACATGCGAGCTACCACATGACTCGGAAGCAGGTGAGAGTAACCACCCCACGAGTGTCATGGCGGACAGCGAGGACAACATCATCGTGGTGGACATAGGCACCGGCAATGTCTCCATGTTCAGTCCGGACGGCAAGTTCATCAGACACGTCCTGACACGGGAGAACAAGGAGCTCTGGTGTCCAATAGCACTAGCGCTGACGAACGAAggacatttgtttgtttctgacGCCCTCGATATCAAGCTTTTCTCTGCATCTATTTAA